The Pan paniscus chromosome 1, NHGRI_mPanPan1-v2.0_pri, whole genome shotgun sequence genome has a segment encoding these proteins:
- the TMEM240 gene encoding transmembrane protein 240 has translation MSMSANTMIFMILGASVVMAIACLMDMNALLDRFHNYILPHLRGEDRVCHCNCGRHHIHYVIPYDGDQSVVDASENYFVTDSVTKQEIDLMLGLLLGFCISWFLVWMDGVLHCAVRAWRAGRRYDGSWTWLPKLCSLRELGRRPHRPFEEAAGNMVHVKQKLYHNGHPSPRHL, from the exons ATGTCCATGAGCGCGAACACCATGATCTTCATGATTCTGGGGGCGTCGGTCGTGATG GCCATCGCGTGCTTGATGGACATGAACGCGCTGCTGGACCGATTCCACAACTACATCCTCCCGCACCTGCGGGGCGAGGACCGCGTCTGCCACTGCAACTGTGGCCG GCACCATATCCACTACGTGATCCCGTACGACGGGGACCAGTCGGTGGTGGACGCCTCCGAGAACTACTTTGTGACGGACAGTGTGACCAAGCAGGAGATCGACCTCATGCTGGGGCTGCTGCTGGGCTTTTGCATCAGCTGGTTCCTGGTGTGGATGGACGGCGTCCTGCACTGCGCCGTGCGCGCCTGGAGAGCCGGACGGCGCTACG ATGGCTCGTGGACCTGGCTGCCCAAGCTGTGCAGCCTGCGGGAGCTGGGCCGGCGGCCGCACAGGCCCTTCGAGGAGGCCGCCGGGAACATGGTACACGTGAAGCAGAAACTCTACCACAATGGCCACCCCAGCCCGCGGCACCTGTGA